From the Leishmania mexicana MHOM/GT/2001/U1103 complete genome, chromosome 14 genome, the window ggccgGCACAACAAAGGGCTTGAAACGTGCAGAGATGGCTCGACGGTGCCGCAcaggcggagaggagggcgggtACCGCAGACGTGATGCGGGGGGAAACAAGCACGCAGAGAAGACGACACGAACAACCGCACTCAGACAAGCATGTGCCACGTAGGCAAAGACGTAGATGGAGAGGCGTATGGGAGTatcacatacacacacaaaaaaaaataaacaacaccaacaccaccaaagggggtgggtggggggccCATGACGTGGAGGGGGTAAGTGAGGGAGAGAATCGCGCTTCGAGGATAGGGACTGGTGCGCCAGGCAAAGGCACCTGcagagccacacacacaaaaataAGCTGAGCCAAGCAGGATGGCACATCATACACATGGAGTCGGCAGGATACGTCACAAGTGTGATcagaacaacaaaaaagaaatatACGTTGCACCAACTATGGCTTCTGTCCGAGAGCGCTGTCTTCCTGCACATGCTGGTGTGTGTACGCTGGTGCACGTCAGATAGGTTTGATATCTGAACGAAACATTGTGACGGAAAGCAACAACGTAGAGACATGAGTGCACAACAGCGAAGAAACGAATGGGTCGTCGAGCGACAGCAACGccaagagaaagagagaaagacacacacgggggaggggaggggcgaagCAATGCGCACATGAGTCCACTGCCAGCATGGGAGAGCAGCCAGAAGacgaaaaaacaaaacaaaacgacATGACCACGCAGAGGAACAGGCGCCATCGTCTCCCCACACACGGATACCAACacccacatgcacacacaggcgctcGAAGCTTTCCGCGCGTCGCGTAATaccggagagagagaaagagatgGACCCATCCACAGCAGAAGCCAAAAGCAAAGCAGAGGATGCAAACCGACGCCCCACATGCTCATACCAGGAAGGACCCGAGTTTCGCTTCTGTAGAGCGCCGTGCGCTGGGATTGATCGAGCAAATCAACGCAGAGTCCCACCTTTCACCACTACAACAGCAACGACAACGGCCACACTACACACATAATAATACTTACAGacgaaacaacaacaacgacaaGAACTAcgggacgacgacgaagaagAGAATAGGTAGACGAAAGAAATGGCGAAACGAGCGCCAGGACAGGCTGCCGGTGCAACTCGAGGATTCAGGTAAAAAAAAATAAGCAAAACAAAgacatatacatatacatatacatatacatatacatatacatacatatacatatatatacatacatatatatacatatatatacatatatatacatatatatacatatatatacatatatatacatatatatacatatatatatatatcgctATATGACTatatgtgtacgtgtatagatacgtatatatatacatctACGTAAGCACACAGAcaaacagacacacacacacacaaaaaaaaagtacgTAAGTAATAACAAACcgaagaagaaggcgacCAGCAACAACGACACAGCAGAGCGCGTGCACACCAAAGATGCTGCCGCAGGCGAAAACAGGCACGGATGTGCATGCCACCGCGCGCCATCGCAACTCACTTTCGGTCGCGTGTGACGCTTAAGAGGCGCACatgcggggaggggggggtgagcgCTGCGTCGTCCTTGCCCCGTGATGAGCAGAGACAGACATGGACGAGGCTGTAGTTTACAAGAAGCCCTCCGTCGTTTCGTGCAGCGAGAAAAGCAAGCTAAACGAAACCGGAAACATGCTCCCTTTTAGCGCCCCCCTTGAAACCACCGCCTTTCCAGACACTCAACGCGTGAACACAAAATACGCTGAGCATCACTTGAAGACAACGCAAGCCGGTTGTCGTCATATCGGTCCGCTAGTCTTCTTTGTTGACCGCCTCAGTTCGTTTGATCGCTGGAgaagtgcgcgcgcgcgccagcacGAGGCTGTTCTCGTGCACGCGCTTGTCCAGGTACAGCTCCTTGAACAGCACCGCAAACAGCACGCAGTAGCTGCCATACATCAGCATGCCCATGCGCATGCATGTCGGGTCGCTGTCACAGCCCCAGAACCGGTCAGACATGTCGAAGGCGGGCACACGCGACGCCCGCGCGCCCGTCGTCACGACGCTCTTCGCGTTGCAGTAGGCGTAGTAGGCGTTGCTGAGCACCACCTCGGAGAGCTTGAAGAAGAGCGTGTTGCAGTGCTCGGGGCCCAGCCAGTACTGGAAGTACGTGTACACGGTGACGTACATGCCAATGAACatctgcagcacctgcagcagcgtgatCACCGGCGCGAAGGGGCGAATCGACTTGCGCAGCCCCATCATGACGAGGAAGTAGTAGAAGTACATGAAGGAGTGCACGAAGTAGTTCATGGCGCAGAAGACGATGccgctcggcatcggcatGTACGACGACAGCCACACGTAGATGGCGGTGACGATGTGGTGATACCAGTGCAGGAAGGAGACAggcttgcgctgcagcaccaggaAGAGCGtgtcgagcagctccggtGTCTTGAGGTACATAAAGAGCGCCGTGTAAAAGGCGCGCGGGCCATCATAGTTCTTGTCCAGCAGCTGGTCCGTGTATGTCGTGATGCGGGGGTTGTGCTTGTGGATGTTGCTGTGGTCGAAGGCGCCACCCGGGCTTGGGGCGTAGTAGTTGTTGCGGATTTGTTTGTCCCCAAAGTTCGTCGAACGACGCACGGACAGCTGCGCGTAGCACGTCTTGTGGAAGCTTTTTTCGATCCACATTGTGTGGAAGAGGTTCTGCACGCAGTGGTAGGAACCGAGCACCGACAGAAGAGACAGGGCAAGGTTCCAGGCAGCGACGAGGTAGGTGATGTCAaacgcccacgcacgccgcTCAATCAGCCCAGAAAGAATGAAGACGATGATGAGGTACAGGAGGGCAGTGTAGACCGGGTAGTCGGGTGCGGCGTCGAGGAAGTTGCGCGCAGAGCTGCCCTTGAAGCTGGCTGGAGTGTTGATCCACTCCATGGCCCACTCGTAGATGGGCGACATGACTGGCAAAGCGGGTGAATTGATGCGTTATGTGCGACGTCCACTcttgcctgtgtgtgtgtgtggagcaCGCTGAGCAGAGGGATGCGAAGAGCAGCGAACCCTGCAGTAGGGAAAGGGGCTGAGTGGGGGAGAAACGGAAAAGAGAGTGTGACCGAGGTGAACCACTTCTACAGGGCAGAGGGGTGAGATCGATGGGGGCGGGCGGAGAGTaggtgaggggagaggagtgggCTGGAATAAGGCAATTCTCAGCAACAGGATATGAGACAGGACCAGAAGACGAATGGAGAATCAGCTCAAGAGGCCAACgggcacgtgcacacacacacacacacacatacacatgcactGGCCAGGAAAGgggcaaaagaaaaaaaacacgaaACGGTAGCAGAGGTTGAGGTCCGTCTTGaaacgcccccctcccctcccctcccctcccctctctgcagGGAGGAAGaacgaacaaaaaaagaaagggagtCTCGCGTGGCCTCCGAAATGCAAGTCAAAATACCAGACGAAAAGGCCTGCCCCAACGACAGCGCCAGGGAGACGAAACGGGGCGGCTGGGAGGGGAGCAGGGAGATGGCggatgagggagggagggaggagacgtTGGTGACGGTTGAGCTGTGTGCACACAAGAGGGTTTGCACACCAACTTGTGTGACCCGCGCagagatggggaggggaaagggtggaaaggggtgggaggggggagaagagggaagggcTCTGGTCGAGAGAAGGGCTTTCGTGGACGTGGCGAGTGGCGTCACGGAGGAGAACAAAGAGGAGAAGGTCATGGAGGGAAagtacgaggaggagagcacaatggtggacacacacacgcgtgctgCAACCCCGATGATTTACGGCCATATGCAGAGCGATGAGGATGCGAGCCCAGCTGCTCGCTTTCCCTCTTCACCCTGAtgggttggggggggggaggggaagtccttctgcctccctctcgtcGTCCTTCTCCGGTATTTACGGTGAGGTCGCGCACGCACTTttcgcagcggcgtcgactgTCATTCCGCATTTTGCGTGTTTCGcgctttttccttttcgttgTTAGAGGGTCGTTTACCGCCCACTTttgcaccgcacacacacacacacagatagtAGACTGAGTGCTCGCTTTTTGTTGTCCTCCTCTGCTTCTGTGTGCTTGATCATCTCGCCACCGCGAAGCGGTCACTCACTTTTCTCTCCACCCTCGCCAGCTTCGCGGCAGAtaaaaccaaaaaaaagaaagcaaagaaaaagtgGCGGACACAGCCGGCAATGCTAATGGAAGACTGCCGCTcttggaggcggcgctgtcgacgaCACAGGGATTATtcatgcgcacgcgcaccgcacTAGACATAGCCTAGAGAGGCAGGCCACAAGCGGCCATCTCATTAACCAGAGGCCACCAAACAAACAAAGAAATCAAAGCGcgagcgggagagaggaggagggcaggcaCGGCACCTGCGCGGGTGGAGGGATGGGGAAAGGATATTGATGCAGGAGTCATttgcgccccctcccccttatTTTTTCTCACGTCTCCCTTTGTGAGGGGTAGGAGCCGCCGATGCCTCCAACGGACACCCACACCTACACACCAGCACGAGCCCACGAGCCTGAACATCTGCTCACATGACGAGGCGAAAGCATTGCCTTCGACATGTCCATCGTCAccgctcacgcacacgcactcgcacccgggggggggcgcgagggaaaaagggaaagggacAAGAgcgcggacacacacacacacacacacacacacgtgggAGAAGTACCGAAGGAAAGCAAGCCTCCTACGTATACGTTGCACATAAGTACTCTAAGGggcggaagagagggggtgggcgggtgagtggggagctgctggacacttgagggaggaggagggggcgggtggCGCATCCGATTGGGCCCGTGCCTCAAAGTGACTGCTTTCCATcccatctttttttttgcgttgtCAGTGTTTGcggttgttgctgttgccgctacacaaagaagagggagggggcctCGCAGTGAGCGGCGTGCGGGCTGCGACGCTTCGCCTGTCCATCGGTGCATCTCTGGGGCACCGATAAACAGCCGCTCTTCCAGctctcgccgctgcgctttgTTCGAGTGCACAGGCTCAGTGCCGCGGCGAGAGAtatgccgccgccacgacgcCCCTACAAACACGCTCATAaacactcacgcacacacgcacgcacgcccgcaAAGCCTGGAAGCGATTCGCGCACATATCCTAACTCCCTACATTAGAGGAAGCAGAGAtgggtaggggagggggacaagggggggggggctaaCCACATCGGAGCCTCTCCGCGCCGGGGAGccgcgcacccgcacaccagCCAACACTCGCCCGTCCCTGCAAGTTTACGCAAAGCGGGAGGTATGAGGGAGAGATTCGAATTGAAGTGGCCGGAAtcggagacacacacgtacgcacgcacacacacacgtctaCACACACCCACGTACGCTGAGAGGCCCTCGAGCACACGCCTTCATGGACACAACGCAAGCAACGGCCAACAAGATAAGAATGCGAACACTCATGGCTAAAACTGAGACATAAAACGAAGAAGAACCCCCAAaaaggtgagggagggagactaaggaaggtgtgtgtgtgtgtgtgtgtgggagagagagagagtcagCGAAAGAGTCCGCGGTCGAAAAatacacgcccacacacgaaGGGCATtcgaaaacaacaacaaccaaccaaccaaccctccccccacccaaaaggaagaggaggaagggatCATCACAGAGCACGCGGACGAGCATCCGTTCACTGCATCAAAGGGCGTAAGGAAAGCAATgcgaagggaagaggagaaatTGCGTACAATGATGCGTGCGAACAAGATggcaaaacacacacacacacatacacacacagataaaGTCAGGCAGGGGGATGAGGGATTGAGGGAGgtaagagagggagatgtgCTGGCGTCACGCCATTccagcccccctcctcccccgaaacaaaaaaaatagtTTCAAAATTTCCCACCAACGCTTTGTCTGAGGTCGTTGATAGAGAaaagacggggagggggagtggcgAAGGCGGTTTGTCGACGCGAGGGggccctccccatcccccatTCTTTTTTTCTAGCCTGCCATAGACGGTGCCGGCAAACGTGTTGGACGTTGCCAGGTaaaggggaaggggcaactgggggagggggggaggctgACCTCTGCGGCAGTGCAgggaccaccaccaccccctcctcctcccgccccgTATCCATCACGTCGTGTCCTTCGCCATGCCGCTAGTCCGACCTCCTCACAGTGTGGTGTGCGGTGTCGCGGGTAGAGCTGTCTGTAGGATTAGCGGCCAACTTGATGTATTTCAGAAGTGAACGCGCATGAGAGGACAGTAATCCCCACGCATAAGCCGCGCGACCGCGTGCGTAGCCTTTACGCAAGGCAGAGAGGGCTGACGCGCTGCCGATGTATAGGTGCCCTCCTGCTCGTCGTCTTGCAAATGGCATGAATGCCCGACAAGGCAAAGTGAGCCGCGCAGAGTTCAGCCGAGTCGATGCTACTCGCGTCggacacccctccccctcccctcaacGGGTACGGGTGACGACCATCTGCTTCGTATGCAAATGCATCCATACCgtccctccccgcctcccgTCCTCCTGGTGTTGCAGCCTATGTGAAAGGCGGTGCTCTGCGGCAGACGCCAAGGGACGTGCGGCGCGACGTGGTTTATCCGGCGCTGCTCGTTGTGCCACAAGCGGAGTTCGCTTTGTGCGCTGTGGGACAGATCCGCCGGCAAGGGACCATAGTGGAGGTCTCGTAACAACTTTTGAACAGATCCGGCGCGTCATTGTGAGGAAAACAATTTTGTGAAGAGGCATGTGCACGACTCGGGAGGCACACCAAAGGTGACCCATGAGCCGCCCCCATCCTCTTGGTGGTAAG encodes:
- a CDS encoding putative fatty acid elongase; the protein is MSPIYEWAMEWINTPASFKGSSARNFLDAAPDYPVYTALLYLIIVFILSGLIERRAWAFDITYLVAAWNLALSLLSVLGSYHCVQNLFHTMWIEKSFHKTCYAQLSVRRSTNFGDKQIRNNYYAPSPGGAFDHSNIHKHNPRITTYTDQLLDKNYDGPRAFYTALFMYLKTPELLDTLFLVLQRKPVSFLHWYHHIVTAIYVWLSSYMPMPSGIVFCAMNYFVHSFMYFYYFLVMMGLRKSIRPFAPVITLLQVLQMFIGMYVTVYTYFQYWLGPEHCNTLFFKLSEVVLSNAYYAYCNAKSVVTTGARASRVPAFDMSDRFWGCDSDPTCMRMGMLMYGSYCVLFAVLFKELYLDKRVHENSLVLARARTSPAIKRTEAVNKED